In Fusarium oxysporum Fo47 chromosome XI, complete sequence, the following are encoded in one genomic region:
- a CDS encoding ribonuclease H-like domain-containing protein, with product MVKVKVNKNNADHDGNQCCEHCIRWFCSTEALSQHNEAKHGKLPAVVPSQNQVLTVSTPQPPHQFHFQDQNYKRLPLLDMAIIYDSLILKYHSSERLRKEGYVLGKETRENARQAAITKQTIMASYPSSLEPKRKAIALDCEMAGVVNSKSEIISICAIDFFTGEVLINSLVKPHEPIIDWRTNIHGIRPATLAIAASQGQILYGWEAAREELLKHINTETAMVGQSLQQDLNRLRVSHEKIFDTAILTAEAVFGTGTPFGRRWSLQSLCADLLKLRIRQGSNTHDALEDAMAAREVALWCICYPDKLKQWAKRARKKHMAEKAKLAERRRNKRRNMYYSAPVPDDEYEDCGYYHDYGENEDDEILRWEDVIEWEMWPKSPPSSD from the exons AtggtcaaagtcaaagtcaacaagaATA ATGCAGACCATGATGGCAATCAGTGTTGTGAGCACTGCATCAGATGGTTTTGCAGCACAGAAGCCTTGTCCCAGCATAACGAAGCAAAACATGGGAAGTTACCGGCGGTTGTGCCATCTCAAAACCAAGTGTTAACCGTCTCAACGCCTCAACCTCCACACCAATTTCACTTCCAAGACCAAAACTACAAAAGATTACCACTACTAGATATGGCAATTATATACGACAGTCTCATTCTCAAATACCATTCTTCTGAGCGCCTTAGAAAGGAGGGCTATGTCTTGGGGAAGGAAACTCGTGAGAACGCTAGACAGGCCGCTATCACGAAGCAAACCATTATGGCTTCTTACCCGAGCTCTCTCGAGCCCAAAAGAAAGGCAATCGCTCTAGATTGCGAAATGGCAGGAGTCGTAAATAGTAAGAGTGAAATCATATCCATCTGCGCGATCGACTTTTTCACTGGCGAAGTTTTGATCAATTCTCTTGTCAAACCTCATGAGCCCATCATTGACTGGCGTACCAACATCCATGGTATAAGGCCGGCGACACTCGCTATAGCTGCATCCCAAGGACAAATTCTCTATGGTTGGGAAGCAGCGCGAGAAGAGCTACTCAAGCATATCAACACAGAGACAGCAATGGTTGGACAATCTCTCCAGCAAGATTTAAATAGGCTACGAGTATCACATGAAAAGATTTTCGATACTGCTATTCTTACAGCAGAAGCGGTGTTTGGAACAGGTACTCCCTTTGGTCGTCGATGGAGTCTTCAATCCCTCTGTGCAGATTTGTTGAAATTGCGTATTCGACAGGGTTCCAACACTCACGATGCTTTGGAAGACGCTATGGCGGCACGAGAGGTTGCGTTGTGGTGCATATGTTACCCTGACAAGTTAAAGCAATGGGCAAAGAGGGCACGCAAGAAGCACATGGCTGAAAAAGCGAAACTAGCGGAGCGCAGGCGAAATAAAAGGAGGAACATGTATTACTCAGCGCCTGTTCCCGACGACGAGTATGAGGATTGTGGGTATTATCATGATTATGGTGAgaacgaggatgatgagatccTTCGATGGGAGGATGTGATAGAGTGGGAAATGTGGCCAAAGTCTCCTCCCTCTTCTGATTAG
- a CDS encoding ankyrin repeat-containing domain protein yields the protein MLLKAGANVESRNIDEETPLHVVSLFGETQIAELLIDAGADVSAKDCYGNTALHIAASHEHIGIVKALLDAGADVNAVNNNGDPVLHHAISDGPECVKFLIDHGAYIHLKGEGGDTLLHRAAQSSSELVRDLVKGGIDLEATNDEGATALHCAAAWGETASMQIIIESGANFNAANNDGETVLHIVAGNPSLRSGRDSGTKAKLLIDAGADIHAKAKSSETPLD from the coding sequence ATGCTTTTGAAGGCGGGAGCGAATGTTGAGAGCCGCAATATCGATGAAGAAACGCCTCTCCATGTCGTGTCATTATTTGGGGAGACACAAATCGCAGAGCTCCTCATAGACGCTGGGGCGGATGTCTCGGCAAAGGACTGCTATGGAAACACGGCTTTGCATATTGCTGCATCCCACGAGCATATCGGGATTGTTAAAGCTCTTCTTGACGCCGGCGCTGACGTTAACGCCGTAAATAACAATGGGGATCCGGTGCTGCATCATGCAATTAGCGACGGACCAGAATGCGTCAAGTTTCTTATCGATCATGGAGCATATATCCACCTCAAAGGCGAAGGCGGTGATACACTTCTGCATCGCGCTGCGCAGAGCTCATCTGAACTAGTGCGAGACTTGGTCAAAGGGGGGATTGACCTTGAGGCAACCAACGACGAAGGAGCAACAGCTCTCCATTGTGCTGCAGCATGGGGAGAAACTGCATCAATGCAGATTATAATCGAGAGCGGAGCAAATTTCAACGCGGCCAACAATGATGGCGAGACGGTTCTGCATATTGTAGCGGGGAACCCTTCTCTCAGAAGCGGACGCGATTCGGGTACGAAGGCAAAGCTTTTGATCGATGCGGGAGCAGACATTCATGCGAAAGCAAAGTCTTCAGAGACACCTTTAGATTAA